In Solenopsis invicta isolate M01_SB chromosome 13, UNIL_Sinv_3.0, whole genome shotgun sequence, one DNA window encodes the following:
- the LOC105208125 gene encoding complex I intermediate-associated protein 30, mitochondrial isoform X1 — MNIRVFSKIVTDLAIGRRKLHTTASLSCFMQRDRKSGYKTLYDKPPLEQNLSIFGKLREGYRQFKEEFGIFLEEVREQLRNDPTLLYRLNEIDVVWRFRNNPKALDQWVTTCDSDYNEGFSTAKLELSSTGTGVFFGTINNRLPKDGKVKYAGYCNINSVPKRRSFKREVYHDWTPYTHLVLRIRGDGRCYVLNIATRGMFDLTWNDVYHYVLHTRGGPYWQYVRVPFSKFVFSSKGRLQDNQNPIDLFEVSNFGISLADDVSGHFRLEIDYIGLEFDKFHREEFAYESYNVSDIRF; from the exons atGAATATACGAGTTTTTAGCAAAATAGTAACGGATCTTGCAATTGGCAGAAGAAAACTGCACACGACTGCGAGTCTGTCATGTTTCATGCAAAGAGACAGAAAATCTGGTTACAAAACGTTGTATGACAAACCACCATTGGAACAGAATTTGAGTATCTTCGGTAAATTACGTGAAGGATACCGGCAATTTAAGGAAGAGTTTGGTATTTTCCTGGAGGAAGTGAGGGAACAATTGAGAAACGATCCTACTTTATTATACAGACTGAATGAAATTGATGTTGTGTGGCGATTTCGGAACAATCCAAAGGCGTTGGATCAGTGGGTCACCACGTGTGATAGCGATTACAACGAAGGCTTTTCGACAGCCAA ATTAGAGTTATCTTCTACTGGCACTGGAGTATTTTTTGGCACGATAAACAATCGTTTGCCCAAGGATGGAAAAGTTAAATATGCCGGTTACTGCAACATCAACAGTGTACCCAAACGAAGGTCTTTCAAGCGCGAGGTTTACCATGATTGGACGCCATATACCCATCTCGTCCTTCGTATCAGAGGAGATGGCAGATGCTACGTACTGAATATTGCCACCAGAGGCATGTTCGATTTGACCTGGAATGATGTGTATCATTACGTGCTCCATACCAGAGGCGGACCTTACTGGCAATACGTCAGGGTACCGTTCTCTAAGTTCGTATTTTCGAGTAAAGGGAGGCTGCAGGATAATCAGAATCCAATTGATCTGTTTGAGGTTTCGAACTTTGGTATATCACTAGCGGACGACGTTTCCGGCCACTTTAGATTAGAAATTGATTATATTGGCTTAGAATTCGACAAATTCCACAGAGAAGAGTTTGCTTATGAATCTTACAATGTTTCAGACATCAGATTCTAG
- the LOC105208125 gene encoding complex I intermediate-associated protein 30, mitochondrial isoform X2: protein MQRDRKSGYKTLYDKPPLEQNLSIFGKLREGYRQFKEEFGIFLEEVREQLRNDPTLLYRLNEIDVVWRFRNNPKALDQWVTTCDSDYNEGFSTAKLELSSTGTGVFFGTINNRLPKDGKVKYAGYCNINSVPKRRSFKREVYHDWTPYTHLVLRIRGDGRCYVLNIATRGMFDLTWNDVYHYVLHTRGGPYWQYVRVPFSKFVFSSKGRLQDNQNPIDLFEVSNFGISLADDVSGHFRLEIDYIGLEFDKFHREEFAYESYNVSDIRF from the exons ATGCAAAGAGACAGAAAATCTGGTTACAAAACGTTGTATGACAAACCACCATTGGAACAGAATTTGAGTATCTTCGGTAAATTACGTGAAGGATACCGGCAATTTAAGGAAGAGTTTGGTATTTTCCTGGAGGAAGTGAGGGAACAATTGAGAAACGATCCTACTTTATTATACAGACTGAATGAAATTGATGTTGTGTGGCGATTTCGGAACAATCCAAAGGCGTTGGATCAGTGGGTCACCACGTGTGATAGCGATTACAACGAAGGCTTTTCGACAGCCAA ATTAGAGTTATCTTCTACTGGCACTGGAGTATTTTTTGGCACGATAAACAATCGTTTGCCCAAGGATGGAAAAGTTAAATATGCCGGTTACTGCAACATCAACAGTGTACCCAAACGAAGGTCTTTCAAGCGCGAGGTTTACCATGATTGGACGCCATATACCCATCTCGTCCTTCGTATCAGAGGAGATGGCAGATGCTACGTACTGAATATTGCCACCAGAGGCATGTTCGATTTGACCTGGAATGATGTGTATCATTACGTGCTCCATACCAGAGGCGGACCTTACTGGCAATACGTCAGGGTACCGTTCTCTAAGTTCGTATTTTCGAGTAAAGGGAGGCTGCAGGATAATCAGAATCCAATTGATCTGTTTGAGGTTTCGAACTTTGGTATATCACTAGCGGACGACGTTTCCGGCCACTTTAGATTAGAAATTGATTATATTGGCTTAGAATTCGACAAATTCCACAGAGAAGAGTTTGCTTATGAATCTTACAATGTTTCAGACATCAGATTCTAG
- the LOC105208123 gene encoding probable cardiolipin synthase (CMP-forming): protein MNCFTIIRFKHYAALNKSLIEHCFKRYVPMCQARFYVAESENRYRQRASPSERTQRKALRIRIVQNFKHTRRKVEEIIERENIWTIPNLLCMGRIVTSPFLSYLILSQDYQIALWLLAFAGLSDLADGWIARTWTSQASKLGSFLDPVADKLLVGTLFLSLAWVGLIPVPLACLVVTRDVGLVTAASYIRYRSLPPPKTLARYFDPTHATVQLAPTLTSKLNTGVQLCLVAGTLAAPVYHFIDHPILQCLCYITALTTIAGGVSYLLSKDTYKLLTKKKTPTRTSP from the exons ATGAACTGCTTCACTATTATACGGTTTAAACACTATGCAGCTTTAAACAAGAGTCTAATAGAGCACTGTTTTAAACGGTATGTACCTATGTGCCAGGCCAGATTCTACGTTGCGGAAAGTGAAAATCGTTACAGGCAGCGTGCCAGTCCAAGCGAGCGAACGCAAAGAAAAGCATTGCGGATACGTATAgtgcaaaatttcaaacatacacggagaaaagtagaagaaattatcgagagagaaaatatttgGACTATACCCAACCTGCTCTGCATGGGTCGCATAGTAACATCACCATTCTTAAGTTACTTGATCTTGTCGCAAGATTATCAG ATAGCGCTATGGTTGCTTGCGTTTGCAGGACTGAGTGATTTAGCAGACGGTTGGATCGCACGCACTTGGACGTCGCAGGCATCGAAACTCGGGAGCTTCTTGGATCCAGTCGCAGACAAGTTGCTCGTTGgcactctcttcctctctttggCATGGGTCGGTTTGATACCAGTTCCACTCGCCTGTCTCGTTGTCACGCGCGACGTTGGTCTAGTAACTGCCGCGTCTTACATCAGATATCGTTCTTTGCCTCCGCCA AAAACCTTGGCAAGATATTTTGATCCTACACATGCCACTGTGCAGTTAGCACCGACTCTAACCAGTAAGCTAAACACTGGTGTGCAATTGTGTCTGGTTGCTGGAACGTTGGCTGCTCCAGTTTATCATTTCATAGACCATCCAATCCTGCAATGCCTGTGTTACATAACAGCACTCACAACAATTGCTGGTGGTGTCAGTTATTTGTTATCAAAGGACacttataaattattgacaaaGAAGAAAACGCCGACGCGAACGTCACCTTAG